In the genome of Brachypodium distachyon strain Bd21 chromosome 3, Brachypodium_distachyon_v3.0, whole genome shotgun sequence, the window CGAAGCTTGTCCAGCTGATTTATATGATGTAAAAACTCTATCAGCTTTCCGACACGAATTGGGTCTGGAAGAAGTCGCAACTCTGTCAGGATCTTGACATGACGATCTAGCGACAGGCTGATACGAAACTGATTTAGAAGAGGCAGCAGCTCTATCAGCACTCATCCTATCAGATAAAGCACGCAATTTCATCTCAACCCTCTTGTGGAATGGATCTTTCAAGCCTTGGGAGTTCCtgttttctgaatttcttCTTAAATCTACCCTTGGGATCTGGATAAGAGAACTAGGCAGGTCCTGAAATAATGTAAACATGGACATGTCAGATAACAAGTtttacatactccctccgtccaagaaaggatgtctcaactttgatcaaatttgaatgcatctatacactaattcatgtctagatacatctaaattttgacaaacttgagacatcttttgttggacggagggaatattcaAATCAGTGAAGACAAAGATAAATCTAGGTATGAAACTTTCTTTACACTGTGGAGTCATTCACACATGCAAGTCAACATTAGAGTACATTATATTATGGATGTTAGAGTACAATATATTATGGATGTTAGAGTACGTTATGTTATGGATGTTAAACCCTTCCAAAATGCCCAAACCTCATACGAAGTCTTGAACTGGTCATGCAATTGAAGTAAATTGATGATCCTAATATATTCATGGATGCTTCCAGATGTTCATTACTTCACTAGTATGTGAAATATAAAGTAAAATAAATCTATGCCGCAAACCTCATACGAAGTCTTGAACCGGTCATGCAATTGCAGAAAACTGATGATCCTAATATGTTCTCATGGATGCTTCCATATGTTCATTACTTCACTAGTATGTGAAATATAAAGTAAAATCAATGCCCGAATCTATGACTCTAGTACTCTTATGATAACTTTCTAGAATGGAATGTCCATTATCTGTAATTTACATGCTTCTACAACAgaaccaaataaaaataataatagcTTTCTTCTATTATATCTTCTCAGTAATTCTACATCAATTGTAGATCGTTTACTAAATAAATAGTAAATGTAAATCCATTATTTCATTACCTTGGTCCCCTTTGCCAACTTATTGATGACTGCTATGCTCTTGCTTGGCTCCTGCTTCTCGAGATCAACTTTCGGACCTTCTGACTGTAAAATTTTTAGTGGCAAGACAATTCTCAACGCAGCAACATTACTTTCACCATAACCATTTGACACCACTTGCTTTGGTGCAAGAACCTTGCGCTCAAGAAGTTCATGGTTGAGCTTATGTGTACTACTTGTGTGTGTGGCACAACGAAACACACCATCAGCATATTGCTTTGGACCAGTGTTACATGCCTCCTTCCGTTGAGTACTTAGCGATTCTGTTATCCGTGAAAACAAAGGATTAAATGTCAAGTATCCTAGCCCATGAGGTTCTTGGCATTTATTCTCATCTGATGAGCTCACTCCAGTAGATTGTTCAAAACTAGAGCATGGAGCATTATCGATTGGAGCTTCAGTAATTACTGCATGTAATTTATCTTCTTGCATACTATGCTCCAGAGTGTTATCATCGTTCCTTTCTTTCAATGTGGCTTCAGTTTGGTGCCCTGTTGCTTTCTGAGCCTTCCTCCGGTAATATTCTTCAAAAAAAGCCTTCTTTTGTGCAACTAAACCAGGCAGCGTGAGTTTTCTTATCTCCTCTTGGCGTCTGTTGTGTGCAAATACCGATCTGCTTTCCCATGACAAAGACTCTGCAGCAAATCTACCAAATGATACTGAACCATGATCAAGTACCATTTGCTGAACTGAATCATCCTGAACAGCAGACATTAAGTGAAATTAGGAACTCACGAAATCTAATTTATTAGAGCATACAACATTAACAACCTAACAATTTACAAACCAGTATCTAGTTATCTAAAAACACTACAGAAATAAGACCCAAGCAGCATCAGTTGCATCACATTGTTTCCGGGTCTCAAATATCTAGTATTAGGAACAGTTCACTTTTACTGCATCATATGAAGAACAATATTTGGAATTCAGGAAATCGCATGTATTAGAATAACATACAACagtgaataaaaataaaattacaaattATATCATCTAGCATTCAGGATTcaggcagcatcaattgctcTCGCATTAATGCATCATGCTGACATCACAATTTTTTGCAGACCACATTAAGATATAAAGGAGCTATTTAACCTTGAGACAATTTCCAGATATGTATATTTAACCTTGGTATTTTTAGGGAGCAACCAAAGATGAACATTGTATGATTTCAGAAGACCATACTACCTGTGTGCAGTTGTCGTTGTAGGTTAAATCTGAGTGTGACCATCCACTGAATTGCTGCCCAACTTCAGCAGCCATCTGCTTATGTTCTTATATCACTTAGCCAACCTCAGCAGACAAGAAAACCTTGACCACCCTGCTGCTTAGATCTACCTGCAGAGTTAAATATACCAACGGATAGGCACATTGTCACGATCCGTCCCCGTGAAAATTtcaggaaaaataaaagaaagtgTGCGGTAttttaagaaaaaaggaagaagaatttCCTAGAAGCAAACATTAACATTATTAAACCCACATAAACAACACTCGGGATGTTTAgagaaatacggagtataaatAAACCCACTAAGAAACAGCCTAATCTCGAAAATAAACCACCTAATTTTCATGGGCTAGGCAGCGGATGATTGAGCACGTAAAATGGAAATTTTGCTTCTCAGCTGTAATCACTTGGAACCCACGACTTGATAAGTGAACAGGGAAAAAATTAACCAAGAATGGCGATCTCTTGGATGGAAACTGGAAACGGCAACTGAAAATCAACTCCAACAATTCGTAAATCCACACTACAAAACGCATCTGGCAACACCAATAAAAGGAAACAACTAGACGTACCGAGATGCAGCAGATAATCCTTGGAAGTAAACAGCAACCTATCGCTTAATTTGAAATCAAGAACCCGTGGCGCTCAGAGAACCGTAAGCAGGGAACCAAGAAACACAAAAATGTAGAGGGAGCAAAGCATCTAGCTAGCGAAGCACATCACACCGTCGCCGACTAGGACGGGAAAAGGTCAACGAACCTAACAGCAGTACCGCATCCGCACCAAGCGAAGCCATCAAGAACCGAACCGTACAGTACAAGAAAGGGGCAGATAAATCAAAGAACCCACCGGCTAGAACAACAGCCACCCTCCAACGAGAGGACGGGAAGCCGAAAAATCGGACGCTGACGCCTCACCTACTCGCTGATCCGCACACGCTCCTCCCTCACGGAGAACGGGGGAGAAAATCTTcggtgcggcggcgctcgtgaatcgggaggggaggagagaaATGCCTCTAACGGCCGGGAAGGGGGTAAATAGTATGAATTGTGTGGAATATGGAATCGAGTAACGGTCGAATGGAAGGGGTAGGCTGCGGGCTCGAATGCAGTTGCTGGACGCGTgggccttttgtttttcctgggCTTCTTCTCTCCGGGCCCGTGTTGGTTTGTGCTTGTCTTGTTTGTGGTCTTGGGTCTCGAGCCTGCCTTTCGTGAAAGGTTGCGCCACGCTCTCTTCACGGTTTggcttttcggaaaaaaaaacaagtgttGGACTTTTGTGGTTTCCGTTTTTAGCAGTCAAAAAGTCAACTTTCCGTTTTTGAATGGACGGTGAGTTTCAGCAAATGGTTCAAGAATTATAATGGTACTGGAAAATCCACATTCGGGCGGTGTGTTTGGGCAAAAGTCACAAAATAACGATGTCCCCGGCCAATTTTCCCAAAAAACAAGGGTTGGACTTTTGTGGTTTCCGTCTttagcaattaaaaaaaatgtccgCGTTGAATTTAATTTTGGAGGGATAAACTGACGGTTTGGTCAGATGACCGATCAATTGTTTGTTagacatttttattttcacgTTTTTACTGCTTCACCAATGAGTTAGAGAGAAGTTCGATCTTGTGGTACGTTCAGTGCTAAACAACCTACTGTTGAGTCAGTATCAAGCATACAAAAAATTCAAGATGAAGAAAGGTATactttcatttggtagaattgaaatcaaatttttgataggattccATTTGGTTGAATAATTCTAAATTCAAAAGTCATCTTTGTCTGTCACATGGATTTGGAGGATGAGAGACAATTCTATGGCAGCCAACCAAGTTCGTTCTTCGAAACCAAAATGATTTTCAGGATTTTAGGTCCAAATGATGTGAGACAAACGAGTAAGGTCCTTTTGGTCCTTGGAATATTGATATAATTCATTTCCATCCTTAGAATGGTCTCACAAGTGCTTTTCATGCAACATTGACTGATGCCATTTGTCTGTTGCAGTGTTGCCACACTGTTGGAGTTATcccatttcaattttttgccTTCTTTATCGCATAAACATGGGTATGACGTGACACAAGATGTCAACCGTGTCACCTTAAGTGACTTGTCAAACCACCCGTGGATGCAAATGAATCCATGTTGCCAGTAAAGTTTTGAGTTGGTGGTTAGGGATGACATACGGAACCATAACGTGTATCCTCTGACAGGTGCAGTACGTTAGAGGATCAACATCCAGGATTAATTCACCTTCCCCAAGTGGAACCATGTATAATTCTTGCAAAAGATCTGAATACATATTTGCGTGGGACAAAGGAGAATTCAGCCAATCCTTGACCCCCTTCGACTTTTGTCCCTATTGAACTACCCATACAAAACAAATACACTTGGCAATCTTTGCAGTCTGCCTTTTTCGTAGCAACATGCTCAAATAACTCAATGCTGTAATCCAAATAGTTTACACAAGTTTAAAATTGAAAAGTGAGTTTAAATTGGACAAATAAAGAACATACCAGGAATGATCTTGTGAGTTATGACATACACGGCACATGAGTTTACATCGATTTCCTGAAATATGATATTATCGGTTACAACATCGAACTTGGAGGCCTTAATTTGTGGCTCCTTGGTAATTCATTCAAAATTGCAAATAcccttctttctctctcctcatTTTGCAGCACATCTTCTGATGGATTGGCTTCACTCCAAACGTACACATAACTTAACGACCCGCAAGAAAATTAATTCAAACCACACAAACACATACTGGAAATTAGCAGTACGTACGCGTACGTAGCTGAAATGCTGAATTAGCATCCATCCCAGAGAGAGCCCTGCGGCCAGCTGTGTGAGCTCTCGGCCGCAtccccgccgctgccatcCTGGCCCCACCTGGGCGGGTCCAGCAGCATGGCCTCCGCCATCTGGTCCCACAGCTTGGGCGACTCCAGCTGGTCGTCGTCGAACTCGCCCGGGTTGATAGTAATGGTCgtgttggcggcggcgctgacgAGCGCGGGCTCGCGGCGCACCCGctcggcggcctcggcggcggcggcgcggatgtCGGTCGGGTCCGTGGTGGGCGGCTGGGGCAGCCAGCCGACGGAGCCCGGGAAGTTGAGCTGCGCGTCCCTGGCACCCCGAAGGCGCAGCGCCGCCACGTCGTGCGCCACGGCCGCCATCTCCGCCGTGTCGAAGCTCCCGAGCCAGACGCGGAGCTTGGTGCCCGGCTGCCGGATCTCCGACACCCACCTGCCCCATTTCCGCCGCCGAACGCCCCTGTACTGAGGAGCAGAAGGAGCCGCCCGGAAGTTGTTGTCCATGGAGATCGATATATGTTTGCGCTTAGCTATATACTTGATCGATGATGCGGATTTCGAAGCCATCTTGGTGTGCTTATataggcatgcatgcaatggattggattggatgaGATGGTCGATATTTTGCCAATTAAGCTACTGGTCTCTCTCTCCCCAAGTTGTGTGTGACGACGATTTGATCGATCCATCTGTGACTCTGCTCTGTGGGTTGCTGTTGTAGCAATTGACCAGCTGAGAGGACGTGACGTCGCGCGCTAATAACGAGAGTGAGTGGTTGATGAGACTTGTCATCACACGCGCGCGTGTGTGTTGATAGAAcactgatcgatcgattgaaTCCACATCGGAGCGAATGAAGGAACTGATCGATCTGCAAGTACGTTCACGTACTGCTGAAGATGTACTAGACGTAGTGTCATGGTCGTAAGCTACAAATAGCTAGTGTCTAGAAACCAGTTTGCACCACCCACAACCGTGTTCTCTTCCTACTGGGTGGATCCACCTTGGCGCCGAGAGGCCTCCTCCCATTGCTACCTAGCCCTCCTCGATCAGCATATGCTATTGGTATATCCTACTATTAATCTTCACAAGATATACTAGCGGGATTTCAACAAAagatcagattttttttccctaatGTTCCCTCTGTTTCAAATAATTATATAAATGTTCTAACTATGTCTGTCCTAAGCCAAACTTCTTTAAATttaatcaagtttatagaaaaaattgCTAAGATCTGCAATACTGActgatttaataaaactaacttGGAATTCTAAATGttcatagattttttttataaaattggTCAAACTATAAACAGTTTGATTTAAGACAAACTagaacttcttatatttaggagcGGATGTAGTAGTAGTTCGAAGGTCTTAAATCTTGTCCCAGTGCTTTGCTATATGATATCTTTTTAACCATCAGCATCAAAATGCCTAAGAA includes:
- the LOC100829919 gene encoding uncharacterized protein LOC100829919; the protein is MAAEVGQQFSGWSHSDLTYNDNCTQDDSVQQMVLDHGSVSFGRFAAESLSWESRSVFAHNRRQEEIRKLTLPGLVAQKKAFFEEYYRRKAQKATGHQTEATLKERNDDNTLEHSMQEDKLHAVITEAPIDNAPCSSFEQSTGVSSSDENKCQEPHGLGYLTFNPLFSRITESLSTQRKEACNTGPKQYADGVFRCATHTSSTHKLNHELLERKVLAPKQVVSNGYGESNVAALRIVLPLKILQSEGPKVDLEKQEPSKSIAVINKLAKGTKDLPSSLIQIPRVDLRRNSENRNSQGLKDPFHKRVEMKLRALSDRMSADRAAASSKSVSYQPVARSSCQDPDRVATSSRPNSCRKADRVFTSYKSAGQASHKSFKEVQRTTTLPRTNVYNKGSHTSSNRSNSTTGKLAARSSIMPSSSEISAKPFQTAQVTSKRASVGLTTVGNGLQNKRKQLSTPAASDENGQNRGFMRISAPTSARSSYDNTRPYKAAKAPRISNGKNAVKKSTKYGSQPVGGRNVLPKHLVNCNEPNRKVISSRAGSLSSSTRNNLTSKARQERPRWR
- the LOC100830222 gene encoding ethylene-responsive transcription factor ERF022; this encodes MASKSASSIKYIAKRKHISISMDNNFRAAPSAPQYRGVRRRKWGRWVSEIRQPGTKLRVWLGSFDTAEMAAVAHDVAALRLRGARDAQLNFPGSVGWLPQPPTTDPTDIRAAAAEAAERVRREPALVSAAANTTITINPGEFDDDQLESPKLWDQMAEAMLLDPPRWGQDGSGGDAAESSHSWPQGSLWDGC